Genomic window (Spirosoma sp. KCTC 42546):
AGCCAACGAATTCGGCAGGCGGCTGGCACGGTTCAGTGGTCAAAGGCCAATCCAACCATTTCGACTTCATTCCTGAATTCTGGCTTTTTCAACAGCGTCAAAAATTTCGATGCGGCTTTCCGGCAGTGGCTGTCCGAAATGCGTGAGAACAAACGTTCGTTTGAGCCCTTCCTGCTCGATGCGGGCAATCTGGGCCATACGGTTCGGGGGTTCGAGCCAAAAAAACGCAGTATTTTCGGTGGGGAATCGGATGTAAAACTGGACATCGTAGACGATTTCGACCAGACGCTCAACAAAACCGCCGAGGGAAAAGCCTACGGCAGCGAAGCCGATAAATTCATTCAGTTATTCTCGGAAGGAACCGACCAGTTCGTCCGCGAGAAACTGCCTAAAGTGATGGACTATTAAAACGTCATTAGGTTGTCATTGATGGTCATTACTTGTCATTCCTGGTGTCTAACAATTAATGACAAATAATGACCATCAATGACAACAAATGACCCTTATTTATGCCAACAACATTCAGCTTACATAACCCTACTCCTGGCCTGCACTGGTACGTCAGCAAACCGCTGGGCACCGACCAGATTGCGGCCATTCGTGACCCTCAGGGTGGTCAAACCATAAAACAGCCCACCTCTATTCCAAGTCCATTTGCCCGGATGGATCTGGTGCGTTCGGCCTTCCTCAATCTGGCTCTTAGGCCCGACCTGAGCGGCACCATGAACGATCAGCGTGTGGTATCCGACGCGCTCGATGTGGGTGAGTTATTTTTCAACTACGACAAGCTCAAGACTTACATCACCATTACTCCCTTCGACGTTCAAACCGATCTCAACCGGCTTCGCCAGTCGACCAATCAGGGGCACAAACGTCTTGGTGATGCGCTAAAACTCTTTCTGGATCAGGATGCGCCCGAGTACAATTTCGGGGATATCAACCGCCTGTTCGTACTGAGCTACCGGGGGCGGGTGGTTGGCGGAACATCACCCAAAACGTTGTTTTTCAGTTCAGGCAACGATCTAAGTTGGGTCGATGTATCGATGGGAAATGATCGACTGTTCGACGCATCCGTTTGCCCGTTGCACCAGCGTGACATTGAATACCAGAAGTTCTGGTACGCAATCAAGCAGTTCATGCCCAACTTCCGCGACCGCTTCCGCGAAGTAGACGACTACCTGAACCGAAGCCGTAGTCTGTTGCAGCAGCAAAACCCGAGCTTGTTCTACGAACATATCGAGTCGCATAATGGGCAACCGTTGCTAACACGCGAAAAATTCGATCAGGATTTCGATGAACTGACCACCGGACCGGGTGATATTGTGGAAGTACTGGGTTTCCCGCTTCGTAAGAAAAAGTCCGATGCCCGCGCAATCGACAAAGTCAGTGATTTCATTATCAAGTCTGATAAGTACGCCCGGCTGAATCCAAATCAACCACGGCCAATGGCGCTACAAAACCGCTTTTTCCGGCAGTTCATGTACGTACCACAGGCGCAGTGGAACTCGAATACGCCGGTGCCCTACTACGCCCGCGAGTCGTGGCGCGACAACCAGCGTCCCTTACCAGGTCAGCCCGGAAATTACCCCTGGCTCACGGTCAGTGATTTGCTGGAGCCCTACCTGATCCGGCTACCCTTCCCAACCGATCGGGGTCGGTTCTTCGATGGAAATCTACAAACGCCCGCTACCGACAAAGGCTTTCTGCTTCCGCTCAAAAAGGATTTCTTTGACTTCTTCGATGTCGATGATTTGCTCACGGGTCGGGTTCGATTGAAGATGACCCCACAGGGGGGCGGGATCAATGTAACGCTCGATATTCCGGTCACAGCGCCCAACCAACCCGGTAACCAGTTCGTCACTTTCGAACGGGTGTATAGTCTCACAGCGGGCACCTCAAGTGCACCGAACGAAGCCAGTAACGAGGGCATCATTGTCGAGAATTCATTTACGGTCAACATCTATCCGTTTGTTCGGTCGGGTGCGGTTACTGTACCTGCCGATTATCGGGTGCAGCTTATTGAATCGGGTTTCGATAGCCAGAACCAATATGAGCTGGCCTATTTCGGCCAGAAGGACAATGCAGAGGTAAAAGCGGAATCGAAGCATCAGCGCACAGTCCGTCAACAGAATACGGATGGATCGAGTGTGTATTATGTACTGCGCGAGGAGTTCGATTACTTACAGGCGAACATCCGTGGCGATGGCCGTGAAATGAATGGGGTGCTCATTCCGCGCTGGCAGTTGTATAACGGCGGTAGCAAGCAGTTTGAGTTTTCGGTGGATTTTGGGACAACCAATACCCACGTTGAATACAAAGTGGATGGGGGATCACCCCGCCCGTTCGACGTGGCCGAACTGACCCCACAGGTAGCTACTTTAGTAGCTCCGGCGCAGTACAATCCGGCCCTGTTCGAGTTGTTTTTGCTGTACGACCTGGAGTTCGTTCCGCCAACTATCGGTCCCGGTCGCCCGGATAATTTCCCGACACGAACGGCCATTGCCGAGCCGATGAATCTAAGTTTCAATCAGCAGACGCAGGCGCTCGCCGATTTCAATATTCCATTCTACGTAGAGCGGCAACCGGCCGGTTCCAACCGCATCACCACCAACTTAAAATGGGCCAAAACCAGCGACCAGACCGAACGTCGTGTCGAGGCTTTCCTGGAAGAGTTGCTGATGCTCATCAAGAATAAGGTGCTGACCGAAGGTGGCAATCTGGCCCAAACTACAGTGTACTGGTTCTTCCCCGCCAGTATGACCCCCGGCCGGGTGAGTCAACTCCGCGCCGACTGGCAGTTGCTGTATGACCGCTATATTGGCGGGTCGGCGGGTCGATTGCGCGAGGTGTCGGAGTCGGTAGCTCCATTCTATTATTACAAACAGAATCCAACGTTGAGTGCATCGGCCCGGCCTGTTATTAACGTGGATATTGGTGGTGGCACATCTGATGTGGTCGTGTATGAACGCAACGAGCCTAAGCTGTTGACCTCGTTCCGGTTTGCGGGTAATGCCATCTACGGTGATGCCTTCAGCGAATACGGTGCGGCCAGTCACAACGGTTTCGTGCGCAAATACGCCGACCGGATTCAGACATTGCTGGATAGCCAGAGCCTAGGTAACCTGAGTGATAACAACCGGCGAATTCTGGATACAAATCGGTCGGAAGACATTATGGCATTCTGGTTCTCCATCGAAAAAAGCAACGATGTGAAAGCCAAAAGTATGCTGTCGTTCAACGGCATACTAGCCAAAGATGAGGATCTGAAAGTAGTATTCGTGTTGTTCTATTCGGCGCTGCTTTACCATATTGCGCGGCTGATGAAGCACCGGAATATCAGTTTACCGGGAGCCATTACGTTTAGCGGGACGGGCTCGAAACTGCTCACCATCATTAGTTCCGACGATCAGATGCTGGGTAAACTGGCACGGGCAATTTTCGAGAAAGTATACGATCAAACGTACGATCCCAGTGGACTAACGCTGTTTTATGAACGTAAGGGCCCTAAAGAAGTAACCTGCAAAGGCGCACTTATGCAGCCCGCCAACAGCCGCCCGGTTGATACCGAGGCTATTAATTATGTCTATCCGGCTACCTTTAATGACGAGTTTCCGGCATTAACGTACGCTGACTTACGCAAGCCGGAAGTGATCGACTCGTTGCTGAAAGAAACCAATGCGTTCATCGACTTCTTCTTCGCCATCAACCAGCAGTTTAGTTTCGTCAGAAACCTGAATGTATCGGCACGGTCGCTGGTGATTGCGCAGCAGGAGCTACGAACGCACCTGGACACCTCGCTTATGGACGGTATTCAACGGAAAGAGGGCGATGTGGCTGCGGAGTACAGTGGCATGACCGACGCCCTTGGCGCACCGATTGAAGAAACGTTGTTCTTTTATCCACTCATTGGCGCCATTAACAAATTAGCCAACGCATTAGCGTAAAATAGGGTCATTCATGGTCAATAATTGTCATTGGTAGTCATGTATGGTTACAAATTACAATCACTGGCTATGAATGACAACTAATGACTATGAATGACAAACTTATGCGAACAATCCTCTTTTTTATACTAACTCTGCTTACAACCGGATCCTTCGCTCAGAGCATCAACCAATCGGCGGTTGATACGATGACGAAGGATGTGGCCATTGCTGTTTTTGGTAAAATCAGCCAGGAAAAAGGTCAGTTGAAAGCGCAAACCATTTATACCCAGTTACTAAGTTGCAGCGATGGGTGCGATCCGCAGACCATTATCCGCACCGTTGGGAGCTGGGATCAGGTTGGCGTAAAAATGCAGGAGCTGAGTGAACTAAAAAACACAGCGGCCTTTAACACGATGTCGCCAGAAGAAGCAAACGCGGCTATTCGGAAGCAGTTAGGTACTTTCTATGCTCGATACAAAGCCGACAACAATTATGGTAAGCCGCTCAACTCATCGGTACAGGCGCAGATATTGGCTAAAATTGACCGCATGCTACCGCCCGCTGTGGCCCCTGAGCCAACCCCAACGGTTTCGGAAAGTGCATCGGTTTCTGAAGCGGTGCCAGGTAATGATATAGACCCGGCAGCCTTTCAAATTGGCAAGCTAGAGCGTGAAGGAAAGGAACGAGAGGAAAAACAACTCTGGATGATGATCGTCAGTGGATTAGTTGGATTGTTGGTCGGCGCAGGAGCCATTTATTTATTATTATACCGGTCAGCGCAGGCCGAACTGCAAGCGTTACTGGCGGAAAACAATCGGCTGCGAAATTCCCTGGAATCATTCCAGAAAGCTAATTCTGGTAACAATGTCAATACGGTACGAGTCGACTATCGTCAGAAAGCAGATGCTTACGACGCGATTGCTAGGGAACTGGATACTGATAAACCGCTGGTTGTGATTCGGCAACTGAAAAAACAAAGTGGCGATGTCCCGCCAAAATCCGCGCCCGTTGTGCGCTCGAGTGAGCCCATTGTTGAGCCAGTTACAGCGCCTGAACCCGTTCAGATTCAGGAGCCGACACCCATCGTTCAGGTGCCTGAGCCTCTACCAGCCCCTACCCGCTCGGAAGTATTCTATTTCCCCCCACCCGATCCAAACGGACAATTCGATCTATCCCAGAAATCCGGCTCACTCTCCCCCGAATCGGCCTACCGGTTCAGTGTTAGCGCCGAAAACCCATCGGTAGCTTCGTTCCGGTTTGAGGCCGAACCAGGCCGTCTAGCACGGTTTCTGACGTATCGAAACTACATGATTGAACCCGCCTGCGAGAGTGAGAATAGCTATACGGCTACCCACACCCGTATTACGATGCGTCGGGATGGGACCGCAATGCTCGAAAACGGAGTCTGGCGCGTGAAGACAAAGGCATTGATTCGGTACGAATAAACAAGGCCGATGGCAGTGCGAGGATTGTCTATATCACCACTGTCGCTGAAATCTTTGAGAAGTTATACCACAAGAAAGAAGAGCACCACGCCTGAGATATGCTCATTTTTTGACAGGATTACAGGATTAACAGGATTGATTTTATCACCAAAAATTCTGTTAATCCTGTAATCCTGTCAAAAAATTATGTACCCAGGCGTCTTGTCCGGGTCGCTCATTCGTTACATAGGTATGAAAACCACACATGTTAGCTTATTGGCTATCCGATTCACTATATTCATCTGCCTGTTCGCAATAACCGTTTACCTGTCAGGTTGTTCGGGATGTTCACGATCTGGAAGTCATCAGCCGCGCAAAAGCAAACATAGTAAGGCAGATCAGCCCAGGAGTCAAACGGCCCAGACAGCAGCCCCGATACCAAAACCAACCCTAACCCAAATTGGGAGTGGCCCCACGGAAGTGGCTATGGAAAAAGAAAAAGGCGTTTATAAAGTCCCGGTTATCATTAATGGCCATCCCATGAAATTCATTCTGGATACCGGCGCCAGCCTGATTTCTATATCCTCCACCGAAGCCGAGTTCATGATGAAACAAGGCACAATTACCGAAGATGATATTGTAGGCCAGTCGCGGTTTGAAGATGCAAATGGCGACTTATCGCCCGGTGATCTAATTCGGCTAAAATCCGTGCAGATCGGAGACCGGGTTCTCGAAAATGTGACGGCCAATGTAGTGCGTAGTACAAAGGCTCCTTTGCTGCTGGGTCAGTCGGCGTTATCGAAGTTTGGTAAAATTTCCGTGGATTATCGACGGAACACGGTGACGTTCGACTGAAATTTGGTGTTTATTGCAGGATACTGCATTCCGACCCATTTGACGACCATGAATAAAACGGTAATTGACTACGTAAAATCGGTTTTTTCCGCCTTTGGCCTATTCGTTGCTCGTCGATATCCAAACGCGGTAAATGGTCATGACCTTACGTATGATCTGAAGGTAGTGGTCCACAAGGAAAATCCGCTTTGTTTTGATATAGGTGCTAATCGTGGGCAAACCATAGAACTACTTAAAAGCTGCTTCCGCAGCCCAGCTATTCATGCGTTTGAACCCTCATCTGCTACCTTTGCGGCCTTAGCAAGCCAATCGTTCGGTCCACAGGTAAAGCTTCACCAGCTTGCCTTGGGGGAACAGGCAGGCGTTGCTGAGTTTCGGAATTACACTCAATCGGAACTGAGTTCATTTCTTCCGATGAATGTCAACAAATCAGAAAATATATTTGCGGAAGAGAAGCTAATTTTGGCCGAATCCGTTCAGGTAGATACGCTGGATCATTTCTGTGCAACACACAGTATTGAGCAGATTGATTTACTTAAAATTGATACGCAGGGCTTTGAACTTCCAGTGTTGCGCGGAGGAGCTGAACTGTTCCGAAAAAAACGGGTTGGAGCCGTCTTACTGGAACTGAATTTTGCCCCCCTGTACGAAGGGCAATCCGATCCGCTGGAAATTCTTGCGCTGATGCGCATCCACAACATGCGACTGGTTGATTACTATGAAAAAGAACGGGCAAGTGGTATGGAGCTTTCCTGGACAACTGCCCTCTTTATGCGATATTCTTAAAACAAATAGAACGCTGATTCTTATGATCTTTAAGAACAGGTATGATTTTAAAAACTAATTTAAAGATCATCCTAAATCATATTAATCATAACAATCAGCGTTCTATTCAACGCCATCCAATGACTGAAACCGAACTGACCGACCGACTTCGCGAAGCCATTGTTCTCGACGGGCCCGACGTTTGGCGAACCAACGGCTACCTTCAGGATGCACAACAGGCAGGCCTTCCGTTGACCGACGCGCTGAAGCGGGCAAACGAAATAAGCCAGGAAGTAGCCAATAACAGCCTGTTGTTCCAAAACATACAGGCTCGTATTGCCCGTCTGGCTCAGCCTTCACGCGCTCACCTGATTGATCAGGATCTGAATCAGATTGTCAATGCGGCTACTTCGTTAAAGCTCTCTGCGGATTTTGTCCGGAATCGCTGGGTTCCCCTTGTCCTGCAACGTCTGGCTCCTACTCCGGCTCCAAAACCAGTTGAGCCTGTTGTAGTGGTGCCTCCTGCACCTGTAGTCGCTCCTATTGCTAAACCCGACACGTTTGAGGAGTTAATCAAATCAGAACCGGAATTACCCAAACCAGAGCCTCAACAGATTACGGTTCGTGATCCAGAGCCAATCAAACCACCTGTTACGCCACCACCTGTAGTGGTTGAACAACCGGCCCCAACAACGTCATCTAGCCTGCCAGAGCCCCCGCCTATTGTGCGCTCCTTTACGGCTACTCCTGCCCGTGTGCATAAGGGCCAATCCGTAACACTGGCCTGGGAAGTCGAGAATTTGCTGGCCGTAACAATTGATGATTTAGGAGAGGGTCTGTCGCCCACTAATCGGGGCTGGGTTAAACCGACGAAAAGTACAGACTATACCCTTTTTGATGCGAATAACAATCCATTGAGCACCGTTCGGGTAGATGTGATTCCCCGCGACCGGAGTGGCGTTTATGGCGTTTTATTCGCGATGGCGCTGTTGGCCATTATCTATTGGTTTATCAAAAGCAGTAACTCTCGCCCCCCTGAGCCAAAACCAAAGCGTAAAACTGAACAAAGAACCAGTTCGAGACAGGAAGAACAGTCAACCGAAGTTTCGGCAGTAAGCCATCAGGAACCCGATAAAGAACCCCCAACAAGTGAAGCGATCGATTCGCCAACGGCTGCTCCAAACGAACCGACCGTTGCCTCGACCGATGTCCCTCAACGCGAAGACAAACCTATAAACAAGCCTCTAGAAGCGAAACCCGTTATACCCGAGCCTGAAACAAAGCCCGCTACCCCAGCCGATGCCCGGCAGGGAAAATACGAAGAAGCTTTCGGCAACAAATTGTACGACAAAGTAGAACTCGGAGCCGATGAACGCGGCTGGCGACGGGCCCGTAGCAAAGGACGCTGGGGATACATCAATGAAGATGACGAATGGGTAATTCAGCCCGAATTTGAAGCCGTTACGCCCTTCCGCGGCAACACAGCCGCCGTATTCCTCAACGGCCAGCTCATGACCATCAACCGAAACGGCGAACAGGTGAGGAATTAATGTTGGTGAAAGTAGTGTAGTTAGTGTAATGAGTGAAGTAAGTGCAGTAGGAAAAACACTCCTCCACCAACTTCACTTACTTCACTCATTACACTAACTACACTACTACACTCACTCCACCAATCGCTAATTCCCCAACACTACACTTAGCTTCTGGAACGATGTCCAATAGCCCGAAGCGGCTAACCCGATGCCATTTCCGGGAAGCATTTTGAAGGCGTAGGGACTCGTTCGGATTTCCTGGGCGTTAATGTAAAATCGTAGCGTTTCTCCTTTGCGCTGAATCATCAGTCTATTCCGGTTCTTTTCAACCGACACGCCGGGCAGGAAGTAATCGCCGGGCATATAATCGCTAAAGGTTTTTCCGTTGGCCACGCGGATAATCGATACTTCGCCCTTCACATTCAGCATAAAGGCCGAATAATTGAGCGAATCTTTTACCCCAAAGAGCACTCCACCTGTTGGAACCTGACCAGAATCGGCTAATACATCAACTTTTATCGTGAAAAGATCAGCCCGGTTCAGATTGATATCGGTGGGCAACTCAACAGCACTGAACGCCACTTGCTGGGTGTTTGTATTACGCTTTCGAATGCTGTAACGCCCCATCCCAATCTGATAATTGTAATCCCCATGATTACCCGCTTTCCAGCCATTCCGGTTGGTTGCAAAATCGCCTGTAAAAGCGGGCCGAAAGTCGGGACTGGACGACGTGATAACAGGAGCAGGCTCCGCTTGTTCAGTGGGCTGGACTACCGGTTGAGGAACAGGGGCCGCTGGCGTATTAACAGGCCGGGCAGTGGCCAATCGAGCGGTTGCTTTAAGCGTTACTTTTTTCCATTCGCTGGAAGCCGAATAAACTGCCGATTTTGTACGTCGCCCCGTCGACTGCGCAACGCTGATGACCGATACCAGAACGATAAAGCTACTTGTCAGGAACAGACGCATAATTAATGAGTGAAAGAATGAGAGAGTAAAAGAGCGAAAAGCTGCATTAGAATTTTCACCACAACGGAGAAGCATTCTTTCACTCTTTCGCTCTTTAAAACGAGTACCGTACAACAGCCGTCATCTGTCCGGCCTGAAGACCGGGCCGAAGTGAAACCCCATCAATACGCCGGGCTTCTTTCTGAATCTGAGTATTACGCAGGCCTTTAATAAAGGTTAGAATCACATCGGCAGCCGCCACAACTACAGCACCTCGGGTAGCCATGAAATACCGATGGTGGTGGTCGTTGGCAGTTTGGTAGTAGGGTTCCCCCGCCGTCGCGTTCTTCTGATCCTCGTAAATAGCAAAGGCATCCTGCGATTTTTTCCGCTCTGCCAATCCATAGGCAATCAGCCCATAACAGCCGACCGTCAATAACGGACGCAGGCCAATTTTGGGTTTCGGCAGTTGCACAAAAATATTCCCAATACCCGGTGCCACGGCCGACAATAATGCCCAGGCGGGTCCGGCATAGCGCATTCGTTTAGGCCGAACCGTATCCGCTACCGCAGCCGTCGGGGCAGGTTCAACAGATTGCACTACGGCGATGGTTTGTGAGGCTGGTTGTTGTGGAACCGGCGTTGAAACCCCTACTGAAGCCGGTGGCTGAGAGGGCGGCACAGCAACCACAGGCGTGGGCGTGACTGGCTGCGAGGGTACAGAATCAGCTGCGAAAATGGATGGTTTTGGTCGAGTTGTTCGGTTACGTGATGATGTCGACGTTTTCGATATGGGTTCTTCACGAACGACAGATTCTTTTGCTGTTGGCTTTGGCGGAACAGGCTCCGGTTTAGGCGTTGTCACAACCGGCTTCTGAACGGCTACGGGCTCCGGTAGGGTTGTGGGTTGGGAAGCAACGAGCGGAACGCTTGTTTTCACCAGCACTTTTGCCTGAACTTCTTCATTTAATGAATACCCATTGGCCAGCGCATCCCAGATAATCCGTCGATCAGACCCCGCCGTAATCTGAGTGCCTACATCGCCCCGCACAAATTCGGGCAGTATGCGTAACGGTCCCCGCAAGCGACTACGTATCTCAAAATAGACAGAGTCGCCAGCACGGGCATTCATGAGATCATACCGAATTTCGAGTTGTACCGAATCAACCACATAAATCCGAACATTTCGGACGCGCTCCTGCGCCTGGCCCGGCAAAACCAGAAATAGGCAAAGAAAAAAGAGGAGAAGTAGGCGCATAATGAGTTAATTGCTGACAGTAACTTGCCGGGTAGCCGTAAATTTATCATCGCACGAATTGGCAATACTGAGCGTAATCGTGTACGTGCCAGGTTGATCGTAGCTGTACGTTACTCGTGTACCAACGCGGGTTTTCCCTTTATTATCGCCCGGGTCCCAGCCAGCAACGCCGATGTCGCCCTGGGGATTATCCAGAAAAAAAGTAACATCTAACTGCCCAACTGTATAGCCAATCGAAGCCGACGGTTTCGCGCATACAGGGAAGTTTTTTTTCGTTAGATCAAAGGGCTCACAGGCTATTGTAGCCAGCCATACCAGTAAAAAAACAGAACGCTTTAGCATAATTATCTGCTCGGACGTAACAAAGTAAGCAATACTTATGGAACGAAATACAGTCTATTAGGGAAATCCGTTTCTTGTGCTGATTTCCAATTTCAGATTCAGTCGTTAACGGAACCCAACATTTTCGTAAATTTATACAACTCACTGCCTTTGCCTTACGCCATGCGCTGGTCTGCCAAAACCAAAGATGAATTAGTGGCCGAAATTCAACGACTACACCACGAACGCGACGGACTCACCTTGTCTGACGCTCAGCCTATATTCAACGTTCGCCAAACCGTTGACCAACTCAATTTAGTTGGTCTCACCATTGAGCGCGACGGAACCCTTAGCTATGCCAATCCGTATACGTACCGCGTTACAGCCTGGCAACCCGAGGATGTTATCGGCAAAAACTTTTTCGAAATCTTCATTCCTCCTACCGACCGTGCCCGACTCGAAATCGAATTCGAAGACGCTTTAGTGAAAGGAGGATTTCCCGAACAAAAAGAAATCACCCTCCTTGCCCGCTCGGGTGCTTTGCGCAATGTGCAACTCAACTCCGTAATTATCAATGGCGATGATGGCCATGTGTCGTCGTTTACCGTTATTGGCGAAGATGTAACAAACAAACGTCGGGTTGCTTCTGCCCTATCCAATACCAACGCGCAGCTTCAGGATTTGGTCGATAACACGTCCGATCTGATTCAGTTACTAACGCTCGATGGCAAATTTATCTTCGTGAACCGTGCCTGGCGCGAAGCGCTTGGATATAGCTCCGAAGAGATTTCGGCACTGAACCTGCGGGATGTTCTTCACCCCGATTATGCCACCAGTACACTCGGTCTGCTCAGACGCATTCAGGAAGGCGATAAACTCCCTTATGTTGAAACCGTTTTTCGGAGTAAAACCGGCAAAACCCTGTTTCTATCCGGGAGTGTCAACTGCCGGTTCGATAACGGTCGTCCTACGGCCTTCCGCTGTATTCTGCACGATACAACAGGCAAAATCCGGGCCGAAAAATCGCAAAAGCTCTATTACAGTATTGCCAACTGGACAATTAATACACCCAATCTTGGCGAACTATATCATAAAATTCATGAAGAACTAGGCAACATTATCGACGCGCGTAATTTCTTCATTGCGCTCTATGACTCCACCAAAACGTTTTTATCCTTCCCGTACTATGTTGATGAGTACTTCGGGAGTAATATGCGATTTACCAAACGGAAATTAGGGAATGGCATTATTGAATACACCATTCTGGCCAACAAGCCTTTATTTCTGTACGAGCGGGACATTCGTCAACTGGAAGAGCATCATAACATTGATC
Coding sequences:
- a CDS encoding TIGR02281 family clan AA aspartic protease; this encodes MKTTHVSLLAIRFTIFICLFAITVYLSGCSGCSRSGSHQPRKSKHSKADQPRSQTAQTAAPIPKPTLTQIGSGPTEVAMEKEKGVYKVPVIINGHPMKFILDTGASLISISSTEAEFMMKQGTITEDDIVGQSRFEDANGDLSPGDLIRLKSVQIGDRVLENVTANVVRSTKAPLLLGQSALSKFGKISVDYRRNTVTFD
- a CDS encoding FkbM family methyltransferase; this translates as MNKTVIDYVKSVFSAFGLFVARRYPNAVNGHDLTYDLKVVVHKENPLCFDIGANRGQTIELLKSCFRSPAIHAFEPSSATFAALASQSFGPQVKLHQLALGEQAGVAEFRNYTQSELSSFLPMNVNKSENIFAEEKLILAESVQVDTLDHFCATHSIEQIDLLKIDTQGFELPVLRGGAELFRKKRVGAVLLELNFAPLYEGQSDPLEILALMRIHNMRLVDYYEKERASGMELSWTTALFMRYS
- a CDS encoding WG repeat-containing protein is translated as MTETELTDRLREAIVLDGPDVWRTNGYLQDAQQAGLPLTDALKRANEISQEVANNSLLFQNIQARIARLAQPSRAHLIDQDLNQIVNAATSLKLSADFVRNRWVPLVLQRLAPTPAPKPVEPVVVVPPAPVVAPIAKPDTFEELIKSEPELPKPEPQQITVRDPEPIKPPVTPPPVVVEQPAPTTSSSLPEPPPIVRSFTATPARVHKGQSVTLAWEVENLLAVTIDDLGEGLSPTNRGWVKPTKSTDYTLFDANNNPLSTVRVDVIPRDRSGVYGVLFAMALLAIIYWFIKSSNSRPPEPKPKRKTEQRTSSRQEEQSTEVSAVSHQEPDKEPPTSEAIDSPTAAPNEPTVASTDVPQREDKPINKPLEAKPVIPEPETKPATPADARQGKYEEAFGNKLYDKVELGADERGWRRARSKGRWGYINEDDEWVIQPEFEAVTPFRGNTAAVFLNGQLMTINRNGEQVRN
- a CDS encoding PKD domain-containing protein, which gives rise to MLKRSVFLLVWLATIACEPFDLTKKNFPVCAKPSASIGYTVGQLDVTFFLDNPQGDIGVAGWDPGDNKGKTRVGTRVTYSYDQPGTYTITLSIANSCDDKFTATRQVTVSN